In Synechococcus sp. CC9616, the following are encoded in one genomic region:
- a CDS encoding nitrate reductase: MSNSPRSVRSQCPYCGVGCGLELMPPAVKGQAVKRDAEGNPMWTARGDRQHPSNLGQVCIKGATVGETLAPGRLRQPLFRKKLEDDFAPISWNEALETITGHIQASVTKRGNADGIAMYGSGQFHTEDYYLAQKLLKGALGTNNFDANSRLCMSSAVAGYTRSLGSDGPPCSYEDLDHCTVAFLIGTNTAECHPVLFQRLLKRKRKNPGSVKIVVVDPRRTDTAKAADIHLPIAPGSDLALLHGIAHLVLRENGQDPAFIDDHTENYDAFFDVAARWTPRRVALHCNIPEKRLRDVAQLFHRREKLLSLWSMGVNQRREGTAVVQGLINLHLLTGQIGKEGAGPFSLTGQPNAMGGREAGGLSHLLPGYRLITDADDRAEVEQAWQLPKGWINPKPGLAAWQQIEAMEQGALDLWWVAATNPLVSLPDLERVKSAMHRCPLVVVSEAYADSETSHYAHLLLPAAQWSEKAGAMTNSERRVTYCPAYRRRFGESRPDWEVFADVGRRLGYGEHFSFDSAAAVYAEFTALTRGRLCDVSGLSHELLEQDGPQQWPYPHGSTPSTVAKRLYEDHQFATPSKRARFSTDQPLGLAEPPCETYPLVLTVGRYLEQWHTMTRTGKVERLMKQHPEPLLEIHPGDAQDLKLINGELAAISSRRGHLTATVKVTDRIRRGSVFLPMHWGFTQEKACEANTLMHDEACPVSKQPELKACAVIVAPAVSVVKPVEQQKGRLEALRRLITPALR, translated from the coding sequence ATGTCGAACTCACCCCGCAGCGTGCGCAGCCAATGCCCTTACTGCGGAGTGGGCTGCGGTCTTGAGTTGATGCCTCCAGCGGTCAAAGGCCAGGCCGTGAAACGGGACGCTGAAGGCAATCCGATGTGGACAGCCCGGGGAGATCGGCAGCATCCCTCCAATCTCGGGCAGGTTTGCATCAAAGGGGCCACCGTCGGCGAAACCCTGGCCCCTGGAAGGCTGCGCCAACCTCTGTTCCGCAAAAAGCTCGAGGACGACTTCGCACCGATCAGCTGGAACGAGGCCCTCGAAACAATCACCGGACACATTCAGGCGAGCGTGACCAAGCGCGGCAACGCCGATGGCATCGCCATGTACGGCTCCGGTCAGTTCCACACAGAGGACTACTACCTGGCCCAGAAACTGCTGAAAGGCGCACTGGGCACCAACAATTTCGATGCCAACTCGCGCCTCTGCATGAGCTCAGCGGTGGCGGGCTATACCCGCAGCCTGGGATCCGATGGTCCTCCCTGTAGCTACGAGGACCTCGACCACTGCACGGTGGCGTTTCTGATCGGCACCAACACCGCCGAGTGCCATCCGGTGCTGTTCCAGCGCCTGCTGAAGCGAAAACGAAAAAACCCAGGCAGCGTGAAGATTGTGGTGGTGGATCCACGCCGCACCGACACCGCCAAAGCCGCCGACATCCATCTCCCGATTGCACCGGGCAGCGACCTGGCTCTGCTGCATGGCATCGCCCACCTGGTGCTGCGGGAGAACGGCCAGGATCCGGCCTTCATCGACGACCACACCGAGAATTACGACGCCTTTTTTGACGTCGCCGCCCGCTGGACCCCAAGGCGGGTTGCCCTGCACTGCAATATCCCCGAAAAACGCCTGCGGGACGTAGCGCAGCTGTTTCATCGACGCGAGAAGCTTCTCAGCCTCTGGTCGATGGGGGTGAACCAACGCCGTGAAGGAACGGCGGTGGTGCAGGGATTGATCAACCTGCATCTACTCACCGGCCAGATCGGCAAGGAAGGGGCCGGCCCTTTTTCCCTCACCGGCCAGCCGAATGCCATGGGCGGGCGCGAGGCCGGAGGGTTGTCTCATCTGTTGCCGGGCTACCGGTTGATTACCGATGCGGATGATCGTGCCGAGGTTGAGCAGGCCTGGCAGCTGCCCAAAGGATGGATCAATCCAAAACCAGGCTTGGCGGCATGGCAGCAGATCGAGGCGATGGAACAGGGCGCACTGGATCTGTGGTGGGTGGCTGCCACCAACCCCCTGGTCAGCCTCCCCGATCTCGAGCGGGTGAAGTCAGCCATGCACAGGTGCCCACTGGTGGTGGTGAGCGAGGCCTACGCCGACTCGGAAACCTCGCATTACGCCCACCTGCTGCTGCCAGCGGCCCAGTGGAGTGAGAAGGCCGGTGCCATGACCAATTCCGAACGACGGGTGACCTATTGCCCTGCCTATCGACGCCGATTCGGCGAAAGCCGGCCCGACTGGGAGGTTTTTGCTGACGTGGGGCGCCGCTTGGGCTATGGCGAACATTTCAGCTTCGATTCAGCGGCCGCGGTCTACGCCGAATTCACCGCGCTGACCCGAGGACGCCTCTGTGACGTCAGTGGACTGAGCCACGAGCTGCTTGAACAGGACGGACCCCAGCAGTGGCCTTACCCCCATGGCAGCACCCCAAGCACAGTGGCGAAACGCCTCTACGAAGACCATCAGTTCGCCACCCCCAGCAAACGCGCCCGCTTCAGCACCGATCAACCGCTCGGGCTGGCGGAACCCCCCTGCGAGACCTACCCACTGGTGCTGACGGTGGGCCGCTACCTGGAGCAGTGGCACACGATGACGCGCACCGGCAAGGTTGAGCGGCTGATGAAACAGCATCCCGAACCGCTGCTGGAGATTCACCCAGGTGACGCGCAGGATCTGAAGCTGATCAACGGCGAACTGGCGGCGATCAGCTCGCGCCGCGGCCACCTCACCGCCACTGTGAAAGTGACTGATCGCATTCGGCGTGGATCGGTCTTCTTGCCGATGCACTGGGGATTCACCCAGGAGAAGGCCTGCGAGGCCAACACCCTGATGCACGACGAGGCCTGCCCGGTGTCGAAGCAGCCAGAACTCAAAGCCTGTGCAGTGATCGTGGCACCGGCCGTTTCGGTGGTGAAGCCCGTTGAGCAGCAGAAAGGCAGGCTGGAGGCTCTGCGGCGGCTGATTACACCAGCACTTCGCTGA
- a CDS encoding nitrate reductase associated protein, producing the protein MSSRCDSANHCFAFEQDFIGNWRCIPLCVRRKLDLCGVKLKLSHWLQLSQDQRQTLVDWPDGADALEQLRQHLRDCTRTMADGMARDLPLVSSAPWQQVKELPAAVQEAATARGVQLSLKQWALLSELDRFALCKLARPGHDHHNLEAAFSEVLV; encoded by the coding sequence ATGTCCAGCCGATGTGATTCCGCCAATCATTGCTTTGCCTTTGAGCAGGATTTCATCGGCAACTGGCGCTGTATCCCGCTGTGTGTGCGTCGCAAACTCGATCTCTGTGGGGTGAAGTTAAAGCTCAGTCACTGGCTGCAACTCTCCCAGGATCAACGCCAAACCCTTGTGGATTGGCCGGACGGGGCCGATGCTCTTGAGCAGCTTCGCCAACACCTGCGCGATTGCACGCGCACCATGGCCGATGGCATGGCTAGGGATCTGCCACTCGTTAGCAGCGCCCCCTGGCAACAGGTCAAGGAGTTGCCTGCTGCGGTGCAAGAGGCGGCCACGGCTCGGGGTGTGCAGCTGTCGCTGAAGCAATGGGCCCTGCTCAGTGAGTTGGATCGCTTTGCGTTGTGCAAGTTGGCCAGGCCGGGGCACGATCACCACAACCTTGAGGCGGCCTTCAGCGAAGTGCTGGTGTAA
- the moaC gene encoding cyclic pyranopterin monophosphate synthase MoaC: MTKDLSHLNQQGEVHMVDVGDRPATNREAHASGAIRMKRSTLTMVQRGETPKGDLLAVARVAAIQAAKRTWELIPLCHPLPLSGMDVTIDVDDALPGLVIHCRCRTTGQTGVEMEAMTAVSVGLLTLYDMLKSVDPAMTIETIQLQFKEGGRHGVWKR; this comes from the coding sequence ATGACGAAAGACCTGAGTCATCTGAACCAGCAAGGTGAGGTTCACATGGTGGATGTGGGAGATCGGCCTGCCACCAACCGTGAAGCCCATGCCAGTGGGGCTATTCGCATGAAGCGCTCAACCCTGACCATGGTTCAGCGGGGAGAGACGCCCAAGGGAGATCTGCTGGCGGTGGCCCGGGTCGCTGCCATCCAGGCCGCGAAACGCACCTGGGAATTGATACCCCTGTGCCACCCACTGCCGCTGAGCGGCATGGATGTGACGATCGACGTTGACGATGCTCTACCAGGACTCGTCATCCACTGCCGTTGCCGCACCACAGGCCAAACGGGTGTGGAAATGGAAGCGATGACAGCCGTTTCCGTGGGGCTGCTGACCCTTTACGACATGCTCAAGTCGGTCGATCCAGCCATGACGATCGAGACCATCCAGCTTCAGTTCAAAGAAGGGGGGCGACATGGGGTCTGGAAGCGCTGA
- a CDS encoding molybdopterin molybdotransferase MoeA: MGSGSAEPYGREGLPLNEARRRVLAAIDPLHRTEELQLSDALGRVSAAAVLAPDAVPGFRASIMDGYALGQSSQPSVGDHWILKGRSAAGDPFHGTLVAGEAIRILTGAPLPEGGDWVLPQELVTLADNTIHLNKEPSDRPWIRSADEECRPGEQLLAAGLRLGPADLGRLSGCGIAQLTVQQQPRIGLLISGDELVPPGQARPPGGIWESNGTLLETMLRALGQRVDQRQVVADQPESLRKALSDLARSCDVVVSTGGVSAGDSDWIRPLVAELGAVEFWKLFLRPGRPFAFGTLGTKVPFFGLPGNPVAAAITALQLLWPALQALEGQTQPELFPRFEVQLKDPLPRRPGRPELARARLETNDKGDLLARIDGSQASSRIGSLQGADLLLELPASAGSLEPGTRVWAQLIRRRLF; this comes from the coding sequence ATGGGGTCTGGAAGCGCTGAACCTTACGGACGCGAAGGGCTACCCCTGAACGAGGCGCGCCGACGGGTTCTGGCGGCGATTGATCCCTTGCACCGCACCGAAGAGCTACAGCTGAGCGATGCCCTGGGTCGTGTGAGTGCAGCTGCAGTGCTGGCCCCAGACGCCGTCCCTGGGTTTCGGGCCTCCATCATGGATGGCTACGCCCTGGGGCAGTCCAGCCAGCCGTCCGTCGGAGACCACTGGATATTGAAGGGCCGCTCGGCAGCTGGCGACCCTTTTCACGGAACACTGGTCGCAGGTGAAGCCATCAGGATCCTCACGGGCGCACCCCTGCCAGAAGGCGGTGACTGGGTGCTTCCCCAGGAACTGGTGACCCTTGCGGACAACACCATTCATCTGAACAAGGAGCCCTCAGACCGGCCCTGGATCCGATCCGCAGATGAAGAATGCCGTCCTGGAGAGCAGTTGCTGGCTGCTGGCCTGCGTCTTGGCCCAGCCGATCTTGGACGCCTCAGCGGCTGCGGCATCGCTCAACTGACCGTGCAGCAGCAACCCCGCATTGGCCTCTTGATCAGCGGCGATGAACTGGTGCCGCCTGGACAAGCCAGACCGCCAGGGGGGATCTGGGAAAGCAACGGCACCTTGTTGGAGACGATGCTCCGCGCTCTTGGGCAACGGGTTGATCAACGCCAGGTGGTCGCGGATCAGCCTGAAAGCCTGCGAAAAGCTCTGAGCGATCTGGCCAGGAGCTGTGATGTGGTTGTGAGCACCGGTGGCGTGTCAGCCGGTGACAGTGACTGGATCCGACCCCTGGTGGCCGAACTGGGTGCCGTTGAATTCTGGAAATTGTTCCTGCGTCCTGGCAGACCCTTCGCCTTCGGAACACTCGGCACAAAGGTGCCGTTCTTCGGGCTGCCCGGCAACCCTGTGGCCGCAGCCATCACAGCATTGCAACTGCTCTGGCCAGCCCTCCAGGCCCTGGAAGGGCAGACACAACCCGAGCTGTTCCCAAGATTTGAGGTGCAACTGAAGGATCCGCTGCCGAGACGTCCAGGACGCCCGGAACTCGCCCGGGCCCGCCTCGAGACGAACGACAAGGGTGACCTGCTGGCTCGGATAGACGGCTCCCAGGCGTCATCGCGCATCGGTTCCCTACAGGGGGCCGACCTGCTGCTGGAGCTTCCCGCCTCAGCCGGCAGCCTGGAGCCAGGCACACGTGTTTGGGCGCAACTGATCCGCCGGCGACTTTTCTAG
- a CDS encoding molybdenum cofactor biosynthesis protein MoaE — protein sequence MTSCRVEVCPEPFDPWHQLATWTGDAAAEAIFIGRVRSISMDGRPLQALELEHCPGLCERQITAMAQRLRQEHKVASILVLHRVGRLLPRDPIVLVAVQADRRGAAQRCAAALLEELKHHAPFWKREWCGDQGTWLTENTSL from the coding sequence ATGACCAGTTGTCGTGTTGAGGTGTGTCCTGAACCCTTTGATCCATGGCACCAGCTCGCCACCTGGACTGGAGATGCAGCGGCCGAGGCGATCTTCATCGGTCGGGTTCGTTCCATCAGCATGGATGGAAGGCCTCTTCAGGCGCTTGAGCTGGAGCATTGTCCAGGTCTTTGCGAACGTCAGATCACGGCCATGGCGCAGCGCCTGCGGCAGGAGCACAAGGTGGCGTCGATTCTGGTGTTGCATCGGGTGGGGCGGTTGCTGCCGCGTGATCCGATCGTTCTGGTCGCCGTGCAGGCGGATCGTCGCGGTGCAGCGCAGCGCTGCGCTGCGGCCTTGCTGGAGGAGCTCAAGCATCACGCCCCGTTCTGGAAGCGCGAATGGTGTGGTGATCAGGGCACCTGGTTAACGGAGAACACGTCCCTCTAA
- a CDS encoding MoaD/ThiS family protein, with translation MDARTAPAALDTVLKVLLFASLRERAGWGERSLPFTPGLSTAGAVWDQLDLGPLKGISIAVNQELVGPNQLLQAGDELAFLPPFTGG, from the coding sequence TTGGACGCTAGAACCGCTCCAGCTGCTTTGGACACGGTGTTGAAGGTGCTGCTGTTCGCCTCATTGCGAGAACGGGCTGGTTGGGGTGAGCGTTCTCTTCCGTTCACGCCGGGACTGTCGACGGCTGGTGCGGTATGGGACCAGTTGGATCTTGGCCCACTAAAAGGGATCAGCATTGCGGTCAATCAGGAGTTGGTCGGTCCTAATCAGCTGTTGCAGGCTGGAGACGAATTGGCGTTTCTTCCACCATTCACGGGTGGATGA
- the moaB gene encoding molybdenum cofactor biosynthesis protein B encodes MGLAIALLTISDTRTLADDASGDQLRRNLEAADHQLYERKLCPDDRYQIRAELSRWIADPMVDVVITSGGTGLTGRDGTPEAVAPLLDKTIEGFGELFRVLSFESIGTSTLQSRCLAGVANGTFVFVLPGSLDAVTTAWNRLIHPQLNPDTRPCNLAQLKDRLKE; translated from the coding sequence ATGGGTCTTGCCATCGCCCTGCTGACCATCTCCGACACGCGCACACTGGCGGACGACGCCAGTGGAGATCAACTGCGACGCAACCTGGAAGCCGCCGACCATCAGCTTTACGAGCGGAAACTCTGCCCTGATGATCGCTATCAGATCCGCGCTGAGCTGAGCCGCTGGATCGCCGATCCGATGGTGGATGTGGTGATTACAAGCGGCGGCACCGGTCTGACCGGTCGCGATGGCACTCCCGAAGCCGTCGCACCTCTCCTGGACAAAACAATCGAAGGATTTGGTGAACTGTTTCGCGTGCTCTCGTTCGAAAGCATCGGCACCAGCACCCTGCAAAGCCGTTGCCTTGCCGGCGTAGCCAACGGCACGTTCGTGTTTGTCCTGCCGGGATCTCTGGATGCGGTGACCACAGCTTGGAACCGGCTCATCCATCCCCAACTCAATCCCGACACCCGCCCTTGCAACCTGGCCCAACTCAAAGACCGATTGAAGGAATAG
- the cobA gene encoding uroporphyrinogen-III C-methyltransferase yields MNQTLIGTVFLVGAGPGDPELLTLKAHRLLSRCDALVYDSLVPEEVLDLVPEACERHFVGKRRGHHSVPQPSTNAVLVEMAHKHATVVRLKGGDPFLFGRGGEEAAYLAGRNIPVQIVPGVTAGIAAPAYAGIPVTHRRVGSSVTFVTGHEEIDKRRPSVNWRALAAASDGLVIYMGLHNLPRIAEELMAGGLPSETPVAVIQQGTVAGQRCLKANLAGVAAECRSQAFKSPSIVVVGDVIDQQVEACMPPPASVTMPIPF; encoded by the coding sequence GTGAATCAGACGTTGATTGGAACCGTGTTTCTGGTGGGAGCTGGTCCCGGTGATCCCGAGTTGCTGACGCTTAAGGCCCATCGGCTGCTGAGCCGCTGCGATGCCCTTGTGTATGACTCGCTCGTGCCCGAAGAGGTGTTGGATCTTGTGCCTGAGGCCTGTGAACGACACTTCGTCGGCAAGCGTCGCGGGCATCACTCGGTGCCACAACCGAGCACCAATGCGGTGCTTGTTGAAATGGCCCATAAACACGCCACGGTGGTGCGGTTGAAGGGAGGTGATCCTTTCCTGTTCGGTCGGGGAGGCGAAGAAGCGGCTTACCTAGCTGGGCGCAACATTCCTGTTCAGATTGTTCCTGGTGTCACGGCCGGCATCGCTGCACCGGCCTACGCCGGGATTCCGGTCACACATCGACGGGTGGGTTCATCGGTGACCTTCGTCACCGGTCACGAGGAAATCGATAAGCGTCGTCCTTCTGTGAACTGGCGTGCCTTGGCCGCAGCCAGTGACGGATTGGTGATTTACATGGGACTGCACAATCTGCCTCGGATCGCGGAAGAGCTTATGGCGGGTGGCTTGCCGTCAGAGACTCCTGTCGCGGTGATTCAGCAGGGCACGGTTGCGGGTCAACGCTGTCTGAAGGCGAACCTGGCTGGTGTAGCGGCTGAATGCCGATCCCAGGCCTTCAAGTCCCCTTCGATTGTTGTGGTTGGTGATGTGATTGATCAGCAGGTTGAGGCATGCATGCCACCGCCAGCGTCAGTCACGATGCCGATTCCGTTCTGA
- a CDS encoding ferredoxin--nitrite reductase gives MSTNTSPSQFYLDGKKLNKIEQQKAEKDGLAIGSELDHFAKIGWEKMEKSDLELRLKWYGMFWRPKTPGKFMLRLRIPNGILYPQQTRVIATIVERYGDNGSCDITTRQNLQLRGVLINDLPNIIKQLKDVGLQTLQSGFDNPRNVTGNPLAGIDPQEIIDTRPFTIELQNFLTNKGEGNHEFSNLPRKWNTAVAGSKDNFLLHNDIVFHPVSNNGILGFGVWVGGILSPQMNSYAIPLNAWIPQDDICRMTDCVIRVWRDNGERNIRSKGRFRAYVEAVGFDTVRQQIEELYGPLTPDPGSIFDEKPRSHYGIHQQKQEGLYYVGLHVPVGRLTAEDLHDLATAANSYGEGDGEIRLTEDQNLILANIHQAQVSNLQNDPLLTRFPSNPGTVASGTVSCTGSAYCSFAMVNTKDRAKTIADELDQELNLPDEVKIHWTGCPNTCGQAYMGAIGLTGKKAKNSEGIIGEGFQITVGGSQGPDPTVGDIYMKTVPAEDVKSVVKDLLIEKFGATCKS, from the coding sequence ATGTCAACAAATACTTCTCCATCTCAATTTTATTTAGATGGAAAAAAGTTAAACAAAATTGAACAGCAAAAAGCCGAGAAAGATGGTCTGGCTATTGGTTCAGAGCTTGACCATTTCGCCAAAATTGGCTGGGAAAAAATGGAAAAATCTGATCTTGAGCTGCGCTTGAAATGGTACGGGATGTTCTGGAGGCCTAAAACTCCCGGAAAATTTATGCTAAGGCTGCGGATCCCGAATGGAATCCTTTACCCACAACAAACGCGCGTAATCGCCACAATTGTTGAGCGGTATGGAGATAATGGCAGCTGCGACATTACAACCAGACAGAATTTACAGCTCAGAGGAGTACTAATTAATGATCTACCTAATATTATTAAGCAACTCAAGGATGTAGGCCTACAGACACTTCAATCAGGATTTGATAATCCAAGAAACGTCACGGGAAATCCACTGGCTGGCATTGATCCGCAAGAAATTATCGATACACGCCCCTTCACGATAGAACTACAAAACTTCTTAACCAATAAAGGAGAAGGAAATCATGAATTCTCAAATTTGCCACGCAAATGGAATACAGCAGTTGCAGGCTCGAAAGATAATTTCCTACTGCACAATGATATTGTCTTTCACCCAGTCTCCAACAATGGAATCCTTGGCTTTGGAGTTTGGGTAGGTGGAATCTTATCCCCTCAAATGAATTCCTATGCAATTCCACTGAATGCATGGATTCCCCAAGACGATATTTGCCGGATGACAGATTGTGTGATCAGAGTTTGGAGGGACAATGGAGAACGAAACATCAGGTCTAAAGGACGATTTAGAGCCTATGTTGAAGCCGTTGGCTTTGATACTGTACGGCAACAAATTGAAGAACTGTATGGACCCTTAACACCGGATCCCGGCTCAATCTTTGATGAGAAACCGAGAAGCCATTATGGTATTCATCAACAAAAGCAGGAGGGACTTTACTATGTTGGTCTTCATGTTCCTGTCGGGCGTTTAACAGCCGAAGACTTGCATGATTTGGCAACTGCAGCAAATTCATACGGTGAAGGCGACGGTGAAATACGTTTGACCGAAGATCAAAACCTTATTCTTGCCAACATTCATCAGGCACAAGTTAGCAATTTGCAGAATGATCCCTTGTTGACGCGGTTCCCATCGAATCCAGGAACTGTGGCATCAGGAACAGTGTCATGCACCGGCAGCGCGTATTGCAGCTTTGCCATGGTTAATACAAAAGATCGAGCCAAAACAATTGCGGACGAACTTGATCAAGAACTCAATCTTCCCGACGAAGTGAAAATTCATTGGACGGGTTGTCCAAACACATGCGGGCAAGCCTATATGGGTGCCATTGGCCTCACAGGTAAAAAAGCCAAAAACAGTGAAGGGATCATCGGCGAAGGATTCCAGATCACTGTTGGTGGTTCTCAGGGACCTGACCCCACGGTTGGGGACATTTATATGAAGACAGTTCCTGCAGAAGATGTTAAATCGGTTGTAAAAGATCTTTTGATTGAAAAATTCGGAGCAACCTGCAAAAGCTAA
- a CDS encoding anthranilate phosphoribosyltransferase family protein yields MTRPSTAVSTRFKTYLQKVGSGEHTSQGLSRDEAADALSLMLHQEATPAQIGAFLIAHRIRRPEPQELAGMLDTYRELGPVLTSDRNAVAPICFGMPFDGRTRTAPIYPLTVLVLLAALQPVVLQGGDRMPIKYGVTALELFKALGLDLSGLDLTSVQEGFNRHGFALIHQPEHFPIAESLVGYREELGKRPPVASLELLWTPHQGPHLLVSGFVHPPTESRAWDALNQAEETDLVTVKGLEGGTDLPIGRACITATMQDGHVERLILHPRDHGCHEKDVVWHDLDTWTVQARQALGNQGPLSKALRWNAGSYLWFCGMADDIQTGLSKANALLEDGAALSTLDQLCSWRNEIAIR; encoded by the coding sequence GTGACCAGACCTTCAACCGCCGTTTCCACACGATTCAAGACGTACCTGCAAAAGGTCGGCAGTGGCGAACACACGAGTCAAGGCCTGAGTCGTGACGAAGCTGCTGACGCCCTCTCCTTGATGTTGCATCAGGAAGCGACTCCTGCACAAATCGGGGCGTTCCTGATCGCGCATCGCATCCGTCGTCCAGAACCCCAGGAACTCGCCGGCATGCTCGATACCTATCGAGAGCTTGGCCCTGTCCTGACATCCGACAGGAACGCCGTAGCTCCGATCTGCTTCGGCATGCCCTTCGACGGGCGGACACGCACCGCACCGATTTACCCGCTCACTGTGCTTGTGCTGTTGGCCGCGCTTCAGCCCGTGGTGCTGCAGGGCGGAGACAGGATGCCGATCAAATACGGCGTCACCGCCCTTGAGTTGTTCAAAGCTCTTGGCCTTGATCTGTCCGGCTTGGATCTGACCTCAGTCCAGGAAGGATTTAACCGCCACGGTTTCGCACTGATCCACCAACCTGAACACTTCCCGATCGCTGAAAGCCTGGTCGGTTATCGAGAAGAGCTTGGAAAACGTCCCCCAGTCGCCAGCCTTGAACTGCTGTGGACTCCACATCAAGGCCCACACCTTCTGGTGAGCGGCTTTGTTCATCCCCCAACCGAAAGTCGTGCCTGGGATGCACTGAATCAGGCAGAGGAAACAGATCTCGTCACCGTAAAAGGCCTGGAGGGTGGCACCGATCTGCCCATTGGACGAGCCTGCATCACGGCAACCATGCAAGATGGACATGTCGAGCGGCTGATCCTTCATCCTCGCGACCATGGCTGTCACGAGAAGGATGTCGTGTGGCATGACCTCGACACCTGGACCGTGCAGGCGCGTCAGGCTCTCGGCAATCAGGGCCCGCTCAGCAAAGCTCTGCGCTGGAACGCCGGAAGTTACCTCTGGTTTTGCGGCATGGCCGATGACATTCAGACAGGACTCAGCAAAGCCAATGCGCTGCTTGAGGACGGTGCCGCTCTTTCAACTCTGGATCAGCTGTGCTCATGGCGGAATGAAATCGCCATCCGATAA
- a CDS encoding acetyltransferase, whose amino-acid sequence MALRSIHERDHPLLREIYADAVETQAPGSYSPAQVRAWASLAWLPGVLDRTFAEGSGWLSGDGEAFAVRYPSDRLALLYCRGRSAGRGHATALLNRVEAEAALQHIPVLHTEASQLSRPLLERRGWRLVAPEFITIAGVSFERYRMAISFRHEHS is encoded by the coding sequence ATGGCTCTGCGTTCAATCCATGAGCGGGATCACCCTCTGTTGCGTGAGATTTATGCCGATGCCGTTGAGACTCAGGCGCCTGGTTCTTACTCTCCAGCCCAGGTGCGTGCCTGGGCTTCCTTGGCGTGGCTTCCGGGAGTTTTAGATCGAACCTTCGCCGAAGGCTCTGGCTGGCTTAGCGGTGACGGCGAGGCTTTTGCTGTCCGATATCCCTCCGATCGGCTGGCCTTGTTGTATTGCCGCGGTCGTTCTGCCGGACGCGGACATGCCACAGCTCTTTTGAATCGCGTGGAAGCGGAAGCTGCCTTGCAGCACATTCCTGTTCTTCACACCGAGGCAAGTCAGCTCAGTCGTCCATTGCTTGAACGACGTGGATGGCGACTGGTTGCTCCGGAGTTCATCACGATTGCAGGAGTGTCGTTTGAGCGTTATCGGATGGCGATTTCATTCCGCCATGAGCACAGCTGA